In Promicromonospora sp. Populi, one genomic interval encodes:
- a CDS encoding superoxide dismutase: MPVYTLPDLPYDYAALEPHISGRIMELHHDKHHAAYVAGANAALDALAQARETGDLAAVNLHEKNLAFNLGGHTNHTVFWHNLSPDGGGEPDGELAAAIVDQFGSFAAFQAHFAAAATGIQGSGWAVLGWDSIGGRLLVFQLFDQQANVPLGITPLLLLDMWEHAFYLDYLNVKADYVKAFWNLANWSDVAARLDRARAATGSLSPAA, translated from the coding sequence ATGCCCGTCTACACCCTGCCTGACCTGCCCTACGACTACGCGGCGCTCGAACCGCACATCAGCGGGCGCATCATGGAGCTGCACCACGACAAGCACCACGCCGCGTACGTGGCGGGCGCGAACGCCGCGCTCGACGCGCTGGCCCAGGCCCGCGAGACCGGCGACCTCGCCGCCGTGAACCTGCACGAGAAGAACCTCGCGTTCAACCTGGGCGGGCACACCAACCACACGGTGTTCTGGCACAACCTCTCGCCCGACGGCGGCGGGGAGCCGGACGGCGAGCTCGCGGCAGCGATCGTCGACCAGTTCGGCAGCTTCGCCGCGTTCCAGGCGCACTTCGCAGCGGCGGCCACCGGCATCCAGGGCTCCGGGTGGGCCGTGCTTGGCTGGGACAGCATCGGCGGTCGGCTGCTGGTGTTCCAGCTGTTCGACCAGCAGGCGAACGTGCCGCTGGGCATCACCCCGCTGCTGCTGCTCGACATGTGGGAGCACGCGTTCTACCTGGACTACCTGAACGTCAAGGCCGACTACGTCAAGGCGTTCTGGAACCTCGCCAACTGGTCCGACGTCGCGGCTCGGCTCGACCGGGCGCGAGCGGCAACCGGCAGTCTCAGCCCGGCGGCCTGA
- a CDS encoding histidine phosphatase family protein has translation MTAGTVVLLRHARTAYNAGLRLQGQIDIPLDEVGRWQAEQGATALAASHKASLVVSSDLQRARDTAAAYARHIGLEVVTDAGLRERSFGSWEGLTDAEIAESWPEEHAIWRSGGDLAADGIESKDAVARRMEEAVLRHAESLGAGETLVVVSHGSAITQGITRLLGLDAVTWRGLHGLHNVHWSHLHASGPGATPAWRLVAHNVGAGYPLDTWQSGPESRP, from the coding sequence GTGACGGCGGGGACGGTCGTCCTGCTGCGCCACGCACGCACGGCGTACAACGCGGGCCTGCGGCTGCAGGGCCAGATCGACATCCCCCTCGACGAGGTAGGCCGCTGGCAGGCGGAGCAGGGCGCCACCGCGCTCGCGGCGTCGCACAAGGCGTCCCTGGTGGTCTCCAGCGACCTGCAGCGCGCCCGGGACACGGCCGCCGCGTACGCGCGGCACATCGGCCTTGAGGTCGTGACCGACGCCGGGCTGCGGGAGCGTTCGTTCGGCAGCTGGGAGGGCCTGACCGACGCCGAGATCGCCGAGAGCTGGCCCGAGGAGCACGCGATCTGGCGCAGCGGCGGGGACCTGGCGGCGGACGGGATCGAGTCCAAGGACGCCGTCGCGCGGCGCATGGAGGAGGCGGTGCTGCGGCACGCGGAATCCCTGGGCGCGGGGGAGACCCTCGTGGTGGTGTCGCACGGGTCGGCGATCACGCAGGGGATCACGCGGCTGCTGGGCCTGGACGCGGTGACGTGGCGCGGGCTGCACGGCCTGCACAACGTGCACTGGTCGCACCTGCACGCCTCCGGGCCTGGTGCGACGCCCGCGTGGCGTCTCGTGGCGCACAACGTGGGGGCCGGGTACCCGCTCGACACCTGGCAGTCCGGGCCCGAGTCCCGGCCGTGA
- the rsfS gene encoding ribosome silencing factor: MTATERATELAIAAARAASDVKAQEIIALDVSEQLVLTDVFLIASGASERQVSAIVDAVEERLFKEGVKAIRREGKSEARWVLIDFGDIVVHVQHQEDRTYYALERLWKDCPAIPLPEDARGGGDTAEYSEPDDGAIHLAGDAHR; the protein is encoded by the coding sequence ATGACGGCGACAGAACGTGCCACCGAGCTAGCGATCGCCGCGGCGCGAGCGGCGAGCGACGTCAAGGCGCAGGAGATCATCGCGCTCGACGTGAGCGAGCAGCTGGTACTGACCGATGTGTTCCTCATCGCGTCCGGCGCCAGCGAGCGTCAGGTCTCCGCGATCGTCGACGCGGTCGAGGAGCGGCTCTTCAAGGAGGGCGTCAAGGCGATCCGGCGGGAGGGCAAGTCCGAGGCCCGCTGGGTGCTGATCGACTTCGGCGACATCGTCGTGCACGTCCAGCACCAGGAGGACCGCACGTACTACGCGCTCGAGCGCCTGTGGAAGGACTGCCCGGCGATCCCGCTCCCCGAGGACGCGCGCGGCGGCGGCGACACTGCCGAGTACAGCGAACCCGACGACGGCGCTATCCACCTGGCCGGGGACGCGCACCGGTGA